The following are from one region of the Lacinutrix sp. Bg11-31 genome:
- a CDS encoding ribonuclease HII: MKRIYLILILLTLLFSCNSNSFKKASIYDFVPDDASIIVTINDTESLETNINNNAFINGIMPSSAYKSISKKLNYLEHINTENPVVLSFLKDKNDSLQFTISTKQVDNLFSVDSLPNYKIESLQIANKPAQKITLNNEILYTTFKDSIAIAASNKTLLETVLTKKSKNEERQKIINTINNDNTVSIILGNTNDNLIQSFFNSEALPFKDFSDYTSIDAVISQDEILFNGITKALDSSKKLINIFKNTVPQENELAKITPNNSDGFLSFTFNDFKSFKSNLDTFNKKEDSTTTTNLFDNIIEIGTIYTGENQAIVLNSIDVISTKDNLVSEHNEVENFRQVPIYDFSKPELFETTFYPLINYSEAKYYCTIDQFFIFAKNTETLENIIANYLNKTTLSSRDYYKNITKDLSNESSILQILSNDKLKDLLDLNLDTHLESTFKDYKISALQFVYDTHYAHLHGAIKKNKVKIEPNAVTELLNISLDADLLNNPQFVTNHRTKQKEIIVQDINNKLYLISNIGNILWKKQLNGPVLGKIEQLDIYKNGRLQFVFATPNRVYLLDRTGRDVTGYPLKFNDKITQPLSVFDYDKRKNYRLFVTQGKNVLLYDAKGKTVKGFKFSSAKNTINHQPQHIRIGNKDYILIKTDKKLNILNRRGQTRIKLDSNLELSNEPVFSYNSTFTTTTADGKIISIDQKGKVNTKPYNLTENHHLAATTKTLASQNENILNIKSETLELDLGNYSPVKIFYIKDKIYISVTDLQSQKVLLFDSQAKLIENFPVYGNSSIELDNIDRDKSLEFVTKGNSNSILLYEIN; the protein is encoded by the coding sequence ATGAAGCGTATTTATCTAATATTAATCCTATTAACTTTATTATTTAGCTGTAATAGTAACAGCTTTAAAAAAGCATCTATTTACGATTTTGTTCCTGATGATGCTTCAATTATTGTGACTATAAACGATACTGAAAGTTTAGAAACCAATATTAATAATAACGCCTTTATTAATGGCATTATGCCTTCTTCAGCCTATAAAAGTATTTCAAAAAAACTAAATTACTTAGAGCATATAAACACCGAAAACCCAGTTGTACTTTCTTTTTTAAAAGATAAGAACGACAGCCTTCAGTTTACAATTTCTACAAAGCAAGTTGACAATCTTTTCTCTGTAGATTCTTTACCTAATTATAAAATTGAATCTTTACAGATTGCAAATAAACCTGCACAAAAAATAACGCTTAATAACGAAATACTGTATACTACTTTTAAAGACAGTATTGCTATTGCAGCTTCTAATAAAACACTTTTAGAAACTGTTTTAACTAAAAAGAGTAAAAATGAAGAACGCCAGAAAATTATTAATACTATAAACAACGACAATACCGTTTCGATAATTTTAGGTAACACGAATGATAATTTAATACAATCCTTTTTCAATTCGGAAGCTCTTCCTTTTAAAGACTTTAGTGATTACACTTCTATTGATGCCGTTATTTCTCAAGACGAAATACTTTTTAATGGAATTACCAAAGCATTAGATTCCTCTAAAAAGTTAATTAATATTTTTAAAAACACAGTTCCGCAGGAAAACGAATTAGCTAAAATTACTCCAAATAATTCTGATGGTTTTTTGAGCTTCACTTTTAATGATTTTAAGTCCTTTAAAAGTAATTTAGATACTTTCAATAAAAAAGAGGATAGCACAACAACTACTAACTTATTCGATAATATTATTGAAATTGGCACAATATATACAGGAGAAAACCAAGCCATTGTTTTAAACTCTATTGATGTTATTTCTACTAAAGACAATCTTGTTAGCGAACACAATGAGGTGGAGAACTTTAGACAAGTTCCTATTTACGATTTTAGTAAACCTGAATTATTTGAAACCACTTTCTATCCTTTAATAAATTATAGCGAAGCTAAATACTATTGTACAATAGATCAGTTTTTTATTTTTGCAAAAAACACAGAAACGCTAGAAAACATTATTGCCAATTACTTAAACAAAACAACTTTAAGCAGTCGCGATTATTATAAGAATATAACCAAAGACCTTAGTAACGAATCTTCAATCTTGCAAATTTTAAGTAATGACAAGCTTAAAGATTTACTAGATTTAAATTTAGACACTCATTTAGAAAGTACTTTTAAAGATTATAAAATTTCGGCATTGCAATTTGTTTACGATACACATTACGCACACCTTCATGGTGCTATTAAAAAGAACAAAGTAAAAATTGAACCTAATGCTGTTACAGAATTATTAAATATTAGCCTAGATGCAGATTTGTTAAACAATCCACAATTTGTAACCAACCATAGAACAAAACAAAAAGAGATTATAGTTCAAGATATAAATAACAAGTTGTATTTAATTTCGAATATTGGCAACATACTGTGGAAGAAACAACTTAATGGTCCTGTTCTAGGTAAGATAGAACAACTAGATATTTACAAAAATGGAAGATTACAATTCGTGTTTGCTACACCAAACCGCGTTTATTTACTAGATAGAACAGGAAGAGATGTTACTGGCTATCCTCTAAAGTTTAATGATAAAATTACACAACCTCTTTCTGTTTTTGATTACGATAAAAGGAAAAACTATCGTCTTTTTGTAACACAAGGTAAGAATGTGTTGCTATACGATGCCAAAGGAAAAACGGTTAAGGGTTTTAAATTTTCTTCGGCCAAGAATACAATTAACCATCAGCCGCAACATATTAGAATAGGCAACAAGGACTACATACTTATTAAAACAGATAAGAAACTTAATATTCTAAATAGAAGAGGGCAAACTAGAATAAAACTAGATTCTAATTTAGAGCTATCTAACGAACCTGTTTTTAGCTATAACAGCACCTTTACAACTACAACTGCAGATGGCAAAATAATTAGTATCGACCAGAAAGGAAAGGTTAACACTAAACCATATAATTTAACAGAAAACCATCATTTAGCGGCTACCACTAAGACTTTAGCTTCTCAAAACGAAAATATTCTTAACATAAAAAGTGAAACATTAGAGTTAGATTTAGGTAATTACTCTCCTGTAAAGATATTTTATATAAAGGATAAAATCTATATTTCTGTAACCGATTTACAATCGCAAAAAGTACTACTATTTGATAGCCAAGCAAAACTTATCGAAAATTTTCCTGTGTATGGAAATTCATCTATAGAATTAGATAATATTGACAGAGATAAGTCTTTAGAGTTTGTTACTAAAGGTAATAGTAATAGTATTTTATTGTACGAGATTAATTAA
- a CDS encoding ribonuclease HII, which produces MLKLKFSKFKLECGTDEAGRGCLAGPVTAAAVILPKNFKNKILNDSKQLSETKRDFLKPIIEDKAVSFAFTHVFEEEIDEINILNASILAMQRSILKLDPTPEFIIVDGNRFKPLNDIPFETIIKGDSKYSSIAAASVLAKTYRDAYMCKIHEEFPMYNWKKNKGYPTKEHREAIRKHGATKYHRKSFRLLPEQLKLEL; this is translated from the coding sequence ATGCTAAAATTAAAATTTTCGAAATTCAAACTAGAATGTGGAACTGACGAAGCTGGCAGAGGTTGCCTTGCTGGACCTGTTACTGCTGCTGCAGTAATTTTACCCAAAAACTTTAAGAACAAAATTCTTAATGACTCTAAGCAACTTTCTGAAACTAAACGCGATTTCTTGAAACCTATTATAGAAGATAAAGCCGTTTCGTTTGCGTTCACTCATGTTTTTGAAGAAGAGATTGATGAAATAAACATCCTTAATGCTTCAATTTTAGCTATGCAACGTTCAATATTAAAATTAGATCCTACTCCTGAATTTATAATTGTTGATGGTAATAGGTTTAAACCTTTAAATGATATTCCATTTGAGACTATAATAAAAGGAGATAGTAAATATTCCAGTATTGCAGCTGCTTCGGTATTAGCAAAAACATATCGCGATGCATACATGTGTAAAATCCATGAAGAATTCCCAATGTATAATTGGAAAAAAAACAAAGGTTACCCAACTAAAGAACATAGAGAAGCTATTAGAAAACATGGTGCTACTAAATACCACAGAAAAAGCTTTAGACTTTTACCCGAACAATTAAAATTAGAATTGTAA
- a CDS encoding putative porin, which produces MNKIIFTLFLICFVSISYAQTEPKPGRIDKTSKSFSNTKNSDSLSRGASKNTSKKKIEAKITDYLIISHKNDTTYVDTTLTIQKEYKYNYLRKDEFNLMPFSNIGQTYNTLSEDFQSISLMPEFGAKARHFNYMEIEDIYYYHVPTPLTELMYKSAFEQGQLLDALFTVNTSKQFNFSIAYKGMRSLGNYQHILTSTGNFRLTTSYKTKNKKYVANLHFVSQDLFNEENGGLTDESVTFFESGEKDFDDRAVLEVNFEDAESTLRGKRFYINHKYNVISKSDSLTSNNLNVTHIMSLKDKNYLFEQDIQNDIFGSSFKTENLRDQFSLEELSNQLQLNYSNNIIGNVQFNASHTNYNYGYDKLVVLDGSTITNRLKGDILALGGKYNKQIKGFNFQGELGVNVSGDFGGSFLKASASYKLNNDLSASAQINHNTSAPNYNTQLYQSDYINYNWKNEFNTVKTQQLSFNIKSQKIANISLDLTTINDYVYFGLDETTKLVKPFQNDKSITYLRLKANKEIKYRNFALNNTVMYQNVKDENQVFNVPEIITRNTLYYSNHLFKKAMYLQTGITFNYFTAYSMNGYDPVLAEFYTQNEQEYGGFPRLDFFVNAKIRQTRIYIKAEHFNAAFTGHDYFSAPNTPFRDFKVRFGLVWNFFL; this is translated from the coding sequence ATGAATAAAATAATTTTTACACTTTTTTTAATATGTTTCGTTAGCATAAGCTATGCTCAAACAGAACCAAAACCAGGGAGAATAGATAAGACTTCAAAGAGTTTTTCTAATACTAAAAATAGTGATAGTCTTTCCAGAGGAGCTTCCAAAAACACAAGTAAAAAGAAGATAGAAGCGAAAATTACCGACTACCTAATTATATCTCATAAAAACGATACTACTTATGTAGATACTACACTTACAATCCAAAAAGAATACAAATACAATTACCTTAGAAAAGACGAATTTAATTTAATGCCTTTCTCTAATATTGGGCAAACATATAATACATTAAGTGAAGATTTTCAAAGCATCTCATTAATGCCAGAATTTGGAGCAAAGGCAAGGCATTTCAATTACATGGAAATTGAGGATATTTACTATTATCATGTCCCAACACCTTTAACAGAGTTAATGTATAAATCGGCTTTCGAACAAGGCCAATTGTTAGATGCTCTTTTTACGGTTAATACATCAAAGCAGTTTAATTTTTCTATAGCCTACAAAGGCATGCGTTCTTTAGGTAATTACCAACATATTTTAACAAGTACAGGTAATTTTAGATTAACCACAAGCTATAAAACTAAAAACAAAAAGTATGTAGCAAACTTGCATTTTGTATCTCAAGACCTTTTTAATGAAGAGAATGGAGGTTTAACAGATGAAAGTGTAACTTTTTTCGAATCTGGAGAAAAAGATTTTGATGATAGAGCAGTGTTAGAAGTAAACTTTGAAGATGCAGAAAGCACATTAAGAGGAAAAAGGTTTTATATAAACCATAAATATAATGTAATTAGTAAGTCAGATTCTTTAACAAGTAACAATTTAAACGTTACACACATCATGTCTTTAAAAGACAAAAACTATCTCTTCGAGCAAGATATTCAAAACGATATTTTCGGATCTAGTTTTAAAACGGAAAACCTTAGAGATCAATTCTCTTTAGAAGAATTGAGTAATCAATTACAATTAAATTATTCGAATAATATTATAGGAAACGTGCAGTTCAACGCAAGTCATACAAACTATAACTATGGTTATGATAAACTGGTTGTCTTAGACGGAAGCACAATAACCAATAGGCTAAAAGGAGATATTCTGGCCCTAGGAGGAAAGTATAATAAGCAAATTAAGGGCTTCAATTTTCAAGGAGAATTAGGAGTCAACGTATCTGGAGACTTTGGAGGGAGTTTTTTAAAAGCATCGGCATCCTATAAATTAAACAACGATTTAAGCGCCTCAGCTCAAATCAATCATAATACTTCAGCTCCCAATTATAACACGCAATTATATCAAAGTGATTATATTAACTACAATTGGAAAAATGAATTTAATACGGTAAAAACTCAACAGTTATCCTTTAATATTAAATCTCAAAAAATCGCCAACATTTCCTTAGATTTAACAACAATAAACGATTATGTTTATTTTGGATTAGACGAAACAACAAAGCTTGTAAAGCCATTTCAAAACGACAAATCAATAACCTACCTTAGGCTAAAAGCAAATAAAGAAATAAAATACAGAAACTTTGCGCTTAATAATACAGTAATGTATCAAAACGTAAAAGACGAAAACCAGGTTTTTAACGTGCCAGAAATAATAACACGTAACACGTTATATTATTCTAATCATTTGTTTAAAAAAGCAATGTACCTCCAAACCGGTATCACATTCAATTACTTCACCGCGTATAGCATGAATGGCTATGATCCAGTCTTAGCAGAGTTTTACACGCAGAATGAACAAGAGTATGGAGGTTTTCCAAGATTAGATTTTTTCGTAAACGCAAAAATTCGTCAAACAAGAATCTACATAAAAGCCGAACACTTTAACGCAGCCTTCACTGGTCATGATTATTTTTCAGCACCCAATACACCATTTAGAGATTTCAAAGTGCGTTTTGGCTTAGTTTGGAATTTCTTCCTTTAA